The genomic DNA ACACGTGGGTTGGAGAAGCAATCTCAGTGCAGGTGGAGCAGGTGGGCAGGTAGGCGCAAGGGTGTCCTCTATTCCGTCTacactcccttctcttcctgtgcTAGCCCGGGGCCTGTCCTTCCCCACGGCTGAGGCCCGGGCCCCCCCTCCTTTCTGGGACCTCCATTAGTGTACAGGTGTCCATGTTCCCCAGGCTCCAGGTGGGAAAATCATTGTAGAGTAGAGTGTCCTCATGCATGCGGGCAGCATGTCGCACTTTCCTGGCCTGCCCGATCCCCTTGCCTTGTTCACGCACCAGGCAGGGCACGCATCGGTACCACGGTTCCTCTGAGAAGAACCTGACACGGCGACGCGGCAAAGGTCACGGGACCGGACTGTGGCAGAGCTGCATGAGAATGCATGTCAGCTGGGCTAGGCAGGgctgcccttccccaccctgaCACCTCATGCCTGTGGTTCCTGTTCATGGCCGTTCCAGCAGAGTCCTGCCTCGGACTagcttccctctgctcctgtgCATTCTCTCTGCCCACCTCAGGATGTTAGAAACCCCTCTCTCCCTGGCCAAGCACAGCCAGGCCTCATGGCAAGTAGGTCAGCATGTGCCAGAGGTGGTTAGAGGATGGTACCCCAGCCTTGATGCTGACCCCCCCCGTACCCTCCTGATGCTCCCTGAGGTCGTGGGCTACAGCCAAGGTCAGAGGTAGACCTGGTTTTTACCTCAACTCCCCAGGACTCAGGGCTCACCAGTATTCTTAAGAATTCCCGTGACTCTGCCAGTCCTGGGCTGCACTGCCACGAGGGCAAGGAAATGGGCTCAtgactccccccatccccaggccCTATCAGGGTCGGGCTAGGGCACCAGGAGGCAGCCTTGGAAATGTGCAAGGAACAGAGAGTGTTGCTGGCATGTCCCTAGGTCAAAGGCTTATGTGACAAGGGAGTGGAAAATGTGACCCCTGCTCTGCCTACCATTTGGTGATGATGGGAGGGACAAGgtagggggcagggaggaggggctgcacaGAGGCACTGGTCAGCAGCTCAAGGCCTCTGAGGGGCAGGCTGTGTGGGATGTGGAGCAGTGGAGAGCGGCCCAATAGCAGCCACACCCCACCCTCCGTGTGCCGCTGGCCTCTAGGGCTGACACCGGGCAGCATGTTCTCGAGGGCGCCTCTGCTTCTGGCGCTCATTGTGCTGGGGCCTCACGTCTACAGATGTGGCTTTGTGGACATCGGTAAGAACACGAGCTTCTTCCGCATGTGTGTGGAGTTTGCCAAGTTTCAGTTCAACCAAGCCCAGCCAGATGAGTATGCCTACAAGCTGCTGTGGGTGGGGCGAAGCCAGCGCAAGGTGAGtggctctcttccctccctgg from Equus quagga isolate Etosha38 unplaced genomic scaffold, UCLA_HA_Equagga_1.0 161491_RagTag, whole genome shotgun sequence includes the following:
- the LOC124233216 gene encoding probable cystatin-15, with protein sequence MFSRAPLLLALIVLGPHVYRCGFVDIGKNTSFFRMCVEFAKFQFNQAQPDEYAYKLLWVGRSQRKHLTWIYLMDLQMGRTICKKHDEDIDNCPLQEGPGEKQVGCTFIVDARPWFSQFTLLNSTCV